One part of the Lycorma delicatula isolate Av1 chromosome 7, ASM4794821v1, whole genome shotgun sequence genome encodes these proteins:
- the LOC142327298 gene encoding death-associated inhibitor of apoptosis 1-like isoform X3, whose product MTNWIEKMPPSPNNTVENSPRPSRPIEERPKRLAGPLPAVQSDNISRTFQPNSIPETSNNSNMSLDNRARLHELINTTVNFNREVERLKTFEGWRVPFLSAGQMAAAGFYYTKRDDVVRCAFCGVEVGSWEEGDNPMHDHQRWSPACRFLRKLPVGNVPISSDNGTTEHLARDTGYDVCGTGQYGIVFRPDNSPNVDIPSIEKLGIQQSRPPAFPNYSTYEARMRSYEMWPISLKLKPNVLSEAGFFYTGKGDQTICYHCGGGLKDWEESDEPWEEHARWFNKCNFVLLVKGKEFVDRVANKKPEDSKSVISSENSSVPVDRTPESISGDSKASTSGLNETNGVQSAEVRNEDIDVTSNNSSSSSSDSRLCKICFQEEMGVLFLPCGHIVACPKCALSLTTCAVCRKPFSATIRAFLS is encoded by the exons ATGACAAACTggattgaaaaa atGCCACCATCACCGAATAACACTGTAGAAAATTCACCACGCCCTTCCAGGCCAATAGAAGAAAGACCAAAACGATTAGCTGGGCCTCTACCTGCTGTTCAAAGCGATAACATATCAAGAACATTTCAACCTAACAGTATTCCTGAGACTAGTAATAATTCAAATATGTCATTGGATAATCGTGCAAGGTTACATGAACTGATTAATacaacagtaaattttaatagggaagttgaaagattaaaaacttttgaaggATGGCGTGTGCCCTTCCTAAGTGCTGGTCAGATGGCTGCAGCTGGGTTTTATTATACAAAGAGAGACGATGTTGTGAGGTGTGCATTTTGTGGTGTTGAAGTCGGCAGCTGGGAGGAAGGTGATAATCCGATGCATGATCACCAGCGGTGGTCTCCTGCTTGTAGATTCCTTCGTAAATTACCTGTTGGAAATGTGCCGATCAGTTCAGATAACGGAACTACAGAACACTTGGCAAGAGATACCG gttATGATGTTTGTGGTACTGGGCAATATGGAATAGTCTTTCGACCTGACAATTCACCTAATGTTGATATTCCATCAATTGAAAAACTGGGTATTCAACAAAGCAGGCCACCAGCATTTCCAAATTATTCAACATACGAAGCAAGAATGCGTTCTTATGAAATGTGGCCTATCTCATTGAAACTAAAGCCAAATGTTTTAAGTGAAGCTGGATTTTTTTATACCG gtaagGGAGATCAAACGATATGTTACCATTGTGGAGGAGGACTTAAGGATTGGGAAGAATCAGATGAACCTTGGGAAGAGCATGCACGATGGTTTAACAAGTGcaattttgttttacttgttaAAGGAAAAGAATTTGTTGATAGAGTTGCAAATAAAAAACCAGag gattCAAAAAGTGTTATAAGTTCAGAAAATAGTTCTGTTCCTGTAGACAGAACACCAGAAAGCATAAG cGGGGACAGTAAGGCTTCGACATCAggattaaatgaaacaaatggTGTACAAAGTGCTGAAGTCAGAAATGAAGATATAGATGTAACTAGTAACaacagcagtagcagtagcagtgaCAGTAGACTGTGCAAAATCTGTTTTCAAGAGGAAATGGGTGTTCTGTTCCTACCTTGTGGACATATTGTTGCTTGCCCTAAGTGTGCATTATCTTTAACCACATGTGCTGTTTGTAGAAAACCATTTTCGGCAACAATACGTGCTTTTTTATCctga
- the LOC142327298 gene encoding death-associated inhibitor of apoptosis 1-like isoform X4: protein MMPPSPNNTVENSPRPSRPIEERPKRLAGPLPAVQSDNISRTFQPNSIPETSNNSNMSLDNRARLHELINTTVNFNREVERLKTFEGWRVPFLSAGQMAAAGFYYTKRDDVVRCAFCGVEVGSWEEGDNPMHDHQRWSPACRFLRKLPVGNVPISSDNGTTEHLARDTGYDVCGTGQYGIVFRPDNSPNVDIPSIEKLGIQQSRPPAFPNYSTYEARMRSYEMWPISLKLKPNVLSEAGFFYTGKGDQTICYHCGGGLKDWEESDEPWEEHARWFNKCNFVLLVKGKEFVDRVANKKPEDSKSVISSENSSVPVDRTPESISGDSKASTSGLNETNGVQSAEVRNEDIDVTSNNSSSSSSDSRLCKICFQEEMGVLFLPCGHIVACPKCALSLTTCAVCRKPFSATIRAFLS from the exons atGCCACCATCACCGAATAACACTGTAGAAAATTCACCACGCCCTTCCAGGCCAATAGAAGAAAGACCAAAACGATTAGCTGGGCCTCTACCTGCTGTTCAAAGCGATAACATATCAAGAACATTTCAACCTAACAGTATTCCTGAGACTAGTAATAATTCAAATATGTCATTGGATAATCGTGCAAGGTTACATGAACTGATTAATacaacagtaaattttaatagggaagttgaaagattaaaaacttttgaaggATGGCGTGTGCCCTTCCTAAGTGCTGGTCAGATGGCTGCAGCTGGGTTTTATTATACAAAGAGAGACGATGTTGTGAGGTGTGCATTTTGTGGTGTTGAAGTCGGCAGCTGGGAGGAAGGTGATAATCCGATGCATGATCACCAGCGGTGGTCTCCTGCTTGTAGATTCCTTCGTAAATTACCTGTTGGAAATGTGCCGATCAGTTCAGATAACGGAACTACAGAACACTTGGCAAGAGATACCG gttATGATGTTTGTGGTACTGGGCAATATGGAATAGTCTTTCGACCTGACAATTCACCTAATGTTGATATTCCATCAATTGAAAAACTGGGTATTCAACAAAGCAGGCCACCAGCATTTCCAAATTATTCAACATACGAAGCAAGAATGCGTTCTTATGAAATGTGGCCTATCTCATTGAAACTAAAGCCAAATGTTTTAAGTGAAGCTGGATTTTTTTATACCG gtaagGGAGATCAAACGATATGTTACCATTGTGGAGGAGGACTTAAGGATTGGGAAGAATCAGATGAACCTTGGGAAGAGCATGCACGATGGTTTAACAAGTGcaattttgttttacttgttaAAGGAAAAGAATTTGTTGATAGAGTTGCAAATAAAAAACCAGag gattCAAAAAGTGTTATAAGTTCAGAAAATAGTTCTGTTCCTGTAGACAGAACACCAGAAAGCATAAG cGGGGACAGTAAGGCTTCGACATCAggattaaatgaaacaaatggTGTACAAAGTGCTGAAGTCAGAAATGAAGATATAGATGTAACTAGTAACaacagcagtagcagtagcagtgaCAGTAGACTGTGCAAAATCTGTTTTCAAGAGGAAATGGGTGTTCTGTTCCTACCTTGTGGACATATTGTTGCTTGCCCTAAGTGTGCATTATCTTTAACCACATGTGCTGTTTGTAGAAAACCATTTTCGGCAACAATACGTGCTTTTTTATCctga
- the LOC142327298 gene encoding death-associated inhibitor of apoptosis 1-like isoform X2 — protein MCTATRRSLYKEMPPSPNNTVENSPRPSRPIEERPKRLAGPLPAVQSDNISRTFQPNSIPETSNNSNMSLDNRARLHELINTTVNFNREVERLKTFEGWRVPFLSAGQMAAAGFYYTKRDDVVRCAFCGVEVGSWEEGDNPMHDHQRWSPACRFLRKLPVGNVPISSDNGTTEHLARDTGYDVCGTGQYGIVFRPDNSPNVDIPSIEKLGIQQSRPPAFPNYSTYEARMRSYEMWPISLKLKPNVLSEAGFFYTGKGDQTICYHCGGGLKDWEESDEPWEEHARWFNKCNFVLLVKGKEFVDRVANKKPEDSKSVISSENSSVPVDRTPESISGDSKASTSGLNETNGVQSAEVRNEDIDVTSNNSSSSSSDSRLCKICFQEEMGVLFLPCGHIVACPKCALSLTTCAVCRKPFSATIRAFLS, from the exons atGCCACCATCACCGAATAACACTGTAGAAAATTCACCACGCCCTTCCAGGCCAATAGAAGAAAGACCAAAACGATTAGCTGGGCCTCTACCTGCTGTTCAAAGCGATAACATATCAAGAACATTTCAACCTAACAGTATTCCTGAGACTAGTAATAATTCAAATATGTCATTGGATAATCGTGCAAGGTTACATGAACTGATTAATacaacagtaaattttaatagggaagttgaaagattaaaaacttttgaaggATGGCGTGTGCCCTTCCTAAGTGCTGGTCAGATGGCTGCAGCTGGGTTTTATTATACAAAGAGAGACGATGTTGTGAGGTGTGCATTTTGTGGTGTTGAAGTCGGCAGCTGGGAGGAAGGTGATAATCCGATGCATGATCACCAGCGGTGGTCTCCTGCTTGTAGATTCCTTCGTAAATTACCTGTTGGAAATGTGCCGATCAGTTCAGATAACGGAACTACAGAACACTTGGCAAGAGATACCG gttATGATGTTTGTGGTACTGGGCAATATGGAATAGTCTTTCGACCTGACAATTCACCTAATGTTGATATTCCATCAATTGAAAAACTGGGTATTCAACAAAGCAGGCCACCAGCATTTCCAAATTATTCAACATACGAAGCAAGAATGCGTTCTTATGAAATGTGGCCTATCTCATTGAAACTAAAGCCAAATGTTTTAAGTGAAGCTGGATTTTTTTATACCG gtaagGGAGATCAAACGATATGTTACCATTGTGGAGGAGGACTTAAGGATTGGGAAGAATCAGATGAACCTTGGGAAGAGCATGCACGATGGTTTAACAAGTGcaattttgttttacttgttaAAGGAAAAGAATTTGTTGATAGAGTTGCAAATAAAAAACCAGag gattCAAAAAGTGTTATAAGTTCAGAAAATAGTTCTGTTCCTGTAGACAGAACACCAGAAAGCATAAG cGGGGACAGTAAGGCTTCGACATCAggattaaatgaaacaaatggTGTACAAAGTGCTGAAGTCAGAAATGAAGATATAGATGTAACTAGTAACaacagcagtagcagtagcagtgaCAGTAGACTGTGCAAAATCTGTTTTCAAGAGGAAATGGGTGTTCTGTTCCTACCTTGTGGACATATTGTTGCTTGCCCTAAGTGTGCATTATCTTTAACCACATGTGCTGTTTGTAGAAAACCATTTTCGGCAACAATACGTGCTTTTTTATCctga
- the LOC142327298 gene encoding death-associated inhibitor of apoptosis 1-like isoform X5 — MPPSPNNTVENSPRPSRPIEERPKRLAGPLPAVQSDNISRTFQPNSIPETSNNSNMSLDNRARLHELINTTVNFNREVERLKTFEGWRVPFLSAGQMAAAGFYYTKRDDVVRCAFCGVEVGSWEEGDNPMHDHQRWSPACRFLRKLPVGNVPISSDNGTTEHLARDTGYDVCGTGQYGIVFRPDNSPNVDIPSIEKLGIQQSRPPAFPNYSTYEARMRSYEMWPISLKLKPNVLSEAGFFYTGKGDQTICYHCGGGLKDWEESDEPWEEHARWFNKCNFVLLVKGKEFVDRVANKKPEDSKSVISSENSSVPVDRTPESISGDSKASTSGLNETNGVQSAEVRNEDIDVTSNNSSSSSSDSRLCKICFQEEMGVLFLPCGHIVACPKCALSLTTCAVCRKPFSATIRAFLS; from the exons atGCCACCATCACCGAATAACACTGTAGAAAATTCACCACGCCCTTCCAGGCCAATAGAAGAAAGACCAAAACGATTAGCTGGGCCTCTACCTGCTGTTCAAAGCGATAACATATCAAGAACATTTCAACCTAACAGTATTCCTGAGACTAGTAATAATTCAAATATGTCATTGGATAATCGTGCAAGGTTACATGAACTGATTAATacaacagtaaattttaatagggaagttgaaagattaaaaacttttgaaggATGGCGTGTGCCCTTCCTAAGTGCTGGTCAGATGGCTGCAGCTGGGTTTTATTATACAAAGAGAGACGATGTTGTGAGGTGTGCATTTTGTGGTGTTGAAGTCGGCAGCTGGGAGGAAGGTGATAATCCGATGCATGATCACCAGCGGTGGTCTCCTGCTTGTAGATTCCTTCGTAAATTACCTGTTGGAAATGTGCCGATCAGTTCAGATAACGGAACTACAGAACACTTGGCAAGAGATACCG gttATGATGTTTGTGGTACTGGGCAATATGGAATAGTCTTTCGACCTGACAATTCACCTAATGTTGATATTCCATCAATTGAAAAACTGGGTATTCAACAAAGCAGGCCACCAGCATTTCCAAATTATTCAACATACGAAGCAAGAATGCGTTCTTATGAAATGTGGCCTATCTCATTGAAACTAAAGCCAAATGTTTTAAGTGAAGCTGGATTTTTTTATACCG gtaagGGAGATCAAACGATATGTTACCATTGTGGAGGAGGACTTAAGGATTGGGAAGAATCAGATGAACCTTGGGAAGAGCATGCACGATGGTTTAACAAGTGcaattttgttttacttgttaAAGGAAAAGAATTTGTTGATAGAGTTGCAAATAAAAAACCAGag gattCAAAAAGTGTTATAAGTTCAGAAAATAGTTCTGTTCCTGTAGACAGAACACCAGAAAGCATAAG cGGGGACAGTAAGGCTTCGACATCAggattaaatgaaacaaatggTGTACAAAGTGCTGAAGTCAGAAATGAAGATATAGATGTAACTAGTAACaacagcagtagcagtagcagtgaCAGTAGACTGTGCAAAATCTGTTTTCAAGAGGAAATGGGTGTTCTGTTCCTACCTTGTGGACATATTGTTGCTTGCCCTAAGTGTGCATTATCTTTAACCACATGTGCTGTTTGTAGAAAACCATTTTCGGCAACAATACGTGCTTTTTTATCctga
- the LOC142327298 gene encoding death-associated inhibitor of apoptosis 1-like isoform X1, with protein MEQIETSSEDSNHDSMPPSPNNTVENSPRPSRPIEERPKRLAGPLPAVQSDNISRTFQPNSIPETSNNSNMSLDNRARLHELINTTVNFNREVERLKTFEGWRVPFLSAGQMAAAGFYYTKRDDVVRCAFCGVEVGSWEEGDNPMHDHQRWSPACRFLRKLPVGNVPISSDNGTTEHLARDTGYDVCGTGQYGIVFRPDNSPNVDIPSIEKLGIQQSRPPAFPNYSTYEARMRSYEMWPISLKLKPNVLSEAGFFYTGKGDQTICYHCGGGLKDWEESDEPWEEHARWFNKCNFVLLVKGKEFVDRVANKKPEDSKSVISSENSSVPVDRTPESISGDSKASTSGLNETNGVQSAEVRNEDIDVTSNNSSSSSSDSRLCKICFQEEMGVLFLPCGHIVACPKCALSLTTCAVCRKPFSATIRAFLS; from the exons atGCCACCATCACCGAATAACACTGTAGAAAATTCACCACGCCCTTCCAGGCCAATAGAAGAAAGACCAAAACGATTAGCTGGGCCTCTACCTGCTGTTCAAAGCGATAACATATCAAGAACATTTCAACCTAACAGTATTCCTGAGACTAGTAATAATTCAAATATGTCATTGGATAATCGTGCAAGGTTACATGAACTGATTAATacaacagtaaattttaatagggaagttgaaagattaaaaacttttgaaggATGGCGTGTGCCCTTCCTAAGTGCTGGTCAGATGGCTGCAGCTGGGTTTTATTATACAAAGAGAGACGATGTTGTGAGGTGTGCATTTTGTGGTGTTGAAGTCGGCAGCTGGGAGGAAGGTGATAATCCGATGCATGATCACCAGCGGTGGTCTCCTGCTTGTAGATTCCTTCGTAAATTACCTGTTGGAAATGTGCCGATCAGTTCAGATAACGGAACTACAGAACACTTGGCAAGAGATACCG gttATGATGTTTGTGGTACTGGGCAATATGGAATAGTCTTTCGACCTGACAATTCACCTAATGTTGATATTCCATCAATTGAAAAACTGGGTATTCAACAAAGCAGGCCACCAGCATTTCCAAATTATTCAACATACGAAGCAAGAATGCGTTCTTATGAAATGTGGCCTATCTCATTGAAACTAAAGCCAAATGTTTTAAGTGAAGCTGGATTTTTTTATACCG gtaagGGAGATCAAACGATATGTTACCATTGTGGAGGAGGACTTAAGGATTGGGAAGAATCAGATGAACCTTGGGAAGAGCATGCACGATGGTTTAACAAGTGcaattttgttttacttgttaAAGGAAAAGAATTTGTTGATAGAGTTGCAAATAAAAAACCAGag gattCAAAAAGTGTTATAAGTTCAGAAAATAGTTCTGTTCCTGTAGACAGAACACCAGAAAGCATAAG cGGGGACAGTAAGGCTTCGACATCAggattaaatgaaacaaatggTGTACAAAGTGCTGAAGTCAGAAATGAAGATATAGATGTAACTAGTAACaacagcagtagcagtagcagtgaCAGTAGACTGTGCAAAATCTGTTTTCAAGAGGAAATGGGTGTTCTGTTCCTACCTTGTGGACATATTGTTGCTTGCCCTAAGTGTGCATTATCTTTAACCACATGTGCTGTTTGTAGAAAACCATTTTCGGCAACAATACGTGCTTTTTTATCctga